The genomic DNA CTAGAGCATACTGATCCTCTACAGTTATAGGTTTTTTCCTTCGCAAAGTATctgttagaaaaaataaataaataataaaatcattatttaaaattttaatgaaaaacttaaaataaaaaaatattaagtacaATAAATACCTTCTTCCAATTCTTCTAATGCTTCTCCAAATGTTGCAAAATtttcatcgtcatcatcatcatcacgtttactcatttttatttttgttgttatttacATGAAatacttatgaaaattttttcactaaattttaaaacgtcataagtaaataataaagtgGACTGTATAAAGGACGTTACACactaaaaatttcacacaAAACATGTACTCTAACGCCATCTGTGAATTTTATGCTACTTACtgatattagaaaaaaaaaatcaaagaaggGGAAAAAAAGCTGATCTACATATTCAGAAAATTATTTCCGTAAATTAATTGGTACTTTCGTAGCAATTtagcaaacaaattttatccTAAAATTGCTCGTATAAGCAATTTTGGACAATTAAGGCTAAaatagaattttgaataattagaattttattaCGTGCACTACTGTACCCTATTAgtacttaaattaaaaaattttttggccaGCTGATTagattaaaagtttattttaattataaacttaatattaaaaaatcgatatttctTTAAAAAGTGTTACGTACATCCTGATTAGAATTTGGCGCTGGCCGGATTTGACGGTTGATTTGAAAGTGGACGTATTGTGTGAACtcatacaattataataataattcacacagcataaaaataaatgaacttAATACTGTATCTAATTAAAGATTGCTTATTACGATGCTAAATACTTGCTACATAAGTCACATTTATAGTCAAATgcttctattttttaatttttattataattacatgtAAGTTTGTCATTCGTCCACATTCATAATCAACCGCTCAACTACACCAGCGCCAAACCATCAACCAGGACGTAGTAACActgtaagttattttttttttcatcaagtaTGTTTAGTGTTTAGGTTATTAATATCATGCAAAGTATGttgatataattattgaactttgtaattcataataaaattaggccaacgaatatatatttatatttatttttttaaatttaatttattataaaaaaataatgatgaattCAGAGACAGAAATTCGTAAATTAAGACCAGCAGAACTTTATTCCCTTGCAAAAACTTTAAGTCCAGATTCTTGGAAAATTCTTATGGGAATTATAACAAAACATGGATCACAAAATCTTCCTATGTTTACTAAGGAACATCTTGAGTGAGTATAATAACtatcttttaatattataatttttatgaatataccataattaaaaaaattgttgtaaattatacaaattaaatatattataattttagtattattGAATTTACTGCATTGAGGCAACATCGACTGgcagctgaaatttttttagatgaatGGTCAACGATGGGACGCAAAAGACCTACGATACGagagttgataaatttattagttaaagTAGAGTTATTTAGAGCTGCTGATTATTTAGCtgttaatatattaaaagagGAACCACCAAAACGTCCACCAACTGGTCCAGCAGCACcagttgatatttttataaattttgaagatATATCAGAAAATCAAAATCCTGGTTATCAATCAACTGTTTTACATGATGCTCAAGAAGTTAATTATGCCGCACAATTAATTAACAACGATAATTTAAAACACATATATGAAGAAgcgaaatttaataatattgaagatgtgtcaaaatttccatttaatagtaaatctgatttaatgaaatttagcACAAAGAGTTTGCCTGAGgaaaataatgttaataattataaaataaaatacgggATTGAACAAGAGGACTTTATTTTACCAAATTTCaaagaattaaatataaatcaagTTGATGATAAAACAAACAATCAAAAAGAAATAACATCAAATAATATACAGGATTATATATTTCCAAATTGTCCACAAGATTTATCAATATGTGAAACACCTTGTTCTTCAAATTTAACCCAGTCTAGTGTTTatacaaaagaaaattcaaatgtaaCGTCTTATGTAAGTGAAAATTTACCATtagttttaaaagaaattaataaacaagaaataaaaagtaatggtaaagaAACAAATAGTAAATCAAACGACTATTCACTTTCTGAagattactataaaaatttaccaatACCTATTTTAGAATTATGCAAACGatgatttataatatataaataacaaatgtataaattgtaaatataacgtaaaaatatattttttaatatattaatgttgaataaatttttattaaatatatttataaaacaaataaattttacaataacaattataataaattgtgtttaaaaataatttaaatttaaaataatatatttatataataaattgagtattgttcataaaaaatactttaattattgaaaatagaaTTGGGCCCaatcagtaaaaaattgaaaattttttaaattattaaatttatatattattaatattattttaataaatattattactttcttATATAaccgctttttttttaaatagcttATTATAGTTATATAATTCTCActatattgaaattaaatatcatataaatatgtatatgcacaaataaaaataagagattattaaaatttgaaaaatctacCAACTTGTTATAATGGCAAtgtatcgataaaaaaaaaattaaaagcatTTTAACCATCACTGTTTTGCTTCATTGCAAAATAAGCGCTTTGAAGTTCACGTAAATTACTTTCTAATGTAGCTACTTCATCAAATTTACATTCTGCTTTAGCTTGTTTGATGTACGATCGTAAATTACTCATTTGTTCGATTATTGGTTCAATTGATGCGGATGGAAGTATTGCAACAGCCCCAGAAGGTGTCCAACCTTGTGAAGTCTCCATCAAAGTCtacacataaataaataaattattaaaattatattaataagtaattaaataattttacctcattatttttaatcggtGTAATATTTTGTGAGCatttattatctattttatATTCTCTACGTCTTTCTTTTAAAGCTTCTTCAATTTCCAACTGTCTTTCGTAAGCTATTCTTTCTTCAATTTTCTGACGACGGTTTTCTTGCAAAGCCAAATACTCTTCTTCAGACGGTAGTGAAGGAATAGTCAATAATTGTTCTTTAAGAAATATCATTGCGGATGCACGAATCATTTGATGTAGTTTTAGTGCCTGACCCTGTGGTGGATTATCAATATCTGCAGTACCAAtagctattatttttttacttatattatcaacattttctCCAACTTTAGctattttaattcttaatatTTGTGCATCACGTAAATCATAAGTCATTTCTCCTTTACTTAATGATTCCcacattttattatacattGTCATAAAACGCATTGCTTCTTCCATATATGTTCTCATAGTttcgtaaaattttgaaataattggtTTACTTAGCTGtcttacttttaatttttcacgtGCATCTAAAAGGTTTTTACAATGAAAACATAATCGAAAATACTGTTCACCACCCGCTCGATCATTCATCAGCGATAAAATACTATTGAGACTTCCACTTGATGGTGATCGTGCTAATTTTGAAAGCCCTATTCCAGCTCGAATAATCCTATCTGTTAATGGAGATTCTGATGATGTAGGAGATATTGAAGAATCATCTACTGATGTTGGGCTAGTCATTTTACctgaataatttatagtattttaatctatatataataattattattcttactacaaaaaaatataaaataataaaaataacttacgaGCATCAAtaagagataaaaattcagtaCAATCGTGACACATTACAGCACCACACAACCGGCAATGATGTTTTCTTCTGGCTAAATGGAAGCTACGTGCACAATTAGGACATAATTTGACATCTTTATCATCAATCCAAGGCACAATTGTACGTTCATGAGCTAAAACGAcaatttaatgattaatataaaataattaatggcgaataaacaaaattgtcataagtatttttataatttatttaaatttaatttttaaattagaaataCCTTTTCGATCAATTGGATCTGatggtaaatttaataatagttTGTCTAATCTTatcagtaatttatttgtttcagtTGAATACCTTTCCAATTTAGCGTTTCTAATATCTCTATAGTAAACAGTGTAAGATTTAACAGCTCCAATTTCTTGTGGACCCCAATTAATATCTGGGCTCAATTGTTTTTCTCGGATCGGTACATTGTGAGAAAAATTATCAGGCATTTCATCttgtttaagaattttttttttagcttttccaaacaaatctatttaaaagtaatcattaaaatttatttatttgaattgttttttttttaattgaattattttgtaatttataaccTTTAAAACttggttatatttaattatttaatatattaaatttacctTTGAGAGATTTTAGTATTTCTGGATCGTCATTGTGAACTTCTTCAAAATGTTTTGTTAATTGAcatggtttttttaaatctgtcATACATACAGGACATAAAAATCCTTCAAGAATTGGGACGTTTTCAGCCATTatagcaatttattttttcatttcttataaaaattaactttttaaagGAGTATACTTATTTAAtcaatgttattttaattaaaaaatagttgtgTAATTTCACATAACTCGCTCTTCTTTTGTAATAATacttattatcaaaaaaaataatgttcgCCTCGATAACAATTACACCATTTCAATAtacatatgtaaatatataggTACTTCCACAtgtacatgtatatgtatgtatatagatatcaTTCACGGAAAATAGAGACCATTTTTCGCCATGATACTGAAATCAGCCGgagtctaataattttttgatttttttaaaaacgataaattaaaaaaaaaatattttgaaaaattgcacctatagtttttttaattttatacacgtgcatatttttatttttattttctatttaaattaaattgttgaaaaaaaaattcgaaaactgttaattgtctgctaacttcaggattatTTTTTCGCCAGCTAAtcacaaaaaatacaaaatttacagaTGTACcttatgatgataaaaataatgatcctCATCAATTTAAATGTCTTTGTCAGCCGTCACGTGCTCATTGATAATTACGAGCATAATCACGAAACTAAAATAGTCATACTAGTAAATTTACTAGTTAACCaccatgcatttttttatcttatacGCATGACATAGaactaaaattatcaattatgtATTTTCTAAATCTACTTTTATTAAtctattctaaaatttatattactttgaatattttattatactttctaattatattcaaattattaatcctACTGATGAATCCAGTGGCAAACATAAAAggacataaatttaaaaaaatattaaataaataataggattataattttaaataaaattgttattagtagttcacaaaaaattatttattaagacatttaagaaattttttgttacgttttgttttaaaaatattacgattaaaattaaagtagTTAACATACtaaaagttacaaaaattatattgttctctcttttatttttatttttttatctaaaaagaaacttatttcaaaaACATTATTGCATTTacattctaaaaaaattattttatttactctaatttaacattttaatattttttagcaccattgaattataaaaaaaaccatcGCAAAAAGTATACATATTGTAACACTACAATTATCAACGTTATTGCACTGGaccttataaaaatattaataatttactatcaaggccaatatttttcattatcatacaaaaaatattatttcagaaaattgcacatgaatataatttaaaatttttacatgatacatttttaaaattgtctgcTTATTCAgtacgataaaatttaatccaaGCCTGTAAAAAGGGTTTAGACgtattcttataaaatatttttcgttgatTTACTCACAATAAACATTTATGATGCCGAtgtattgtatttaaataatttaaattatttatccaaatgtatatttatataaaatgacAATATGATTAGCAAAAACAATAAAGTGACGtcaacttatttttaatacaacacaattatgtaattataatataagttataatttttattataatggaCGAATCAATTAATCAAGTCTTTTTCTCATGAATTagagaagaatttttttttttaatgtaatcgTACTGAACAATAAGAATAATTCTTATGTGTAATAATGTTATGGGCCCTGACATccgaaaaaatgattaaacttAACTATTTCGCGGTGATTAcaacaacaattattattattaatattattatataattaataaaaaatttagtaattataaaagtatattagaaattttataaattttacttttcaaagAACTAATTAAACTGAAAGTAATTTATGtggtgataaaaatttaattgggtTAATAAACGTAAGCCACTAGTACACTACTGTACTACGGCAGACTGTTTTATGTAGTTATAACCACATGTCCACGACcgattcgaaaaaaaaattttgtcagagGTAAATAGAACTCAAAAGCGAATCTACGACATAATTGTGTCACAAATCTAATATTGGTACCAAGGTTGACGGCGCACCCAGCGTAATTTCATTCCAGACGCGGTACGAATCTTGATGCTTGCACACTCTGCAGCTCTCACTGTCTCTTTTACACTTTGCATAAGATTTTGAGCGTTTCCGACCAGCATATCTGTTGCTTCTTGGTCCTCTTCCGTACCtgtatcattaattaataaattattagttaaatttaaaaaataataaataaatgaaaagaatattatacataaataaatatagaagCTACAATATTtctatagtatattacacactaAGGGAGAAAAGTAGAGAAAGTAAGACATTACAACTCGAGTGTGTAATTGGTACATCCTCCTTTTATCCTTTGATGTGTAATGTAATATTGTTTAAACTTAAatcataatagtaataaaaataattacaataatctAAGCAgactttttttcataatttatgaatatataaattactacgtaaaagtaataaatttcaaatatcatgtaaaattataataataataatcaatcaataaattacATCGAGACTTACTAATCCCAATCAATTCATCTGTAACGATACAGGTGAAAATCACCGCGGCATGCCAAAAGATAAGACCGAATAAGAGACAAAAGTAATAAGAATAAGTTAgtctaataatattaatactaaCTATTACCACttgtaatattaaatttttataatttaaatttaacataatGATTGCGCTAAATCTTATAACTTGATCATATGTAATGGAAATAAATGACAATGCATACATTATacttaaacaaaaattaaacggTAAGTTTTTTGTTTCggcaaaatatattataattaaattcatgcaatgaaaaattttattgctcaAGTATTAAGCatgcattaataaaaatatgaaaaaatatgtgCACGCATAGATGAAACGAATGCAAACACGCGTTATATACAgcttttttttaccatataGCATCAGTTCTTCCCAGGTGGGGAGCGTTTCTATGCACAAAAAACAATGTTCattgattataataatgagTTAATATGAAATTGAACCGTTACGtgttaaatattgttaatatttttaattaatgatgtgtttgatttttttttatatatatacaaatgaactaaatttaatagttattactatttaaaagctgaaatacatatttattaatgattttactaaaagataattaaaatgactttgataataattttaataataaagcggtattattttttaagtattaaatgtaatttatatcaataaaaataaattatcaatatacCTTGAGCACCAAGCATTGTTGCTTTTACAGTTGATAAGATCTTCAATTGAGTTCCTATTGTCGGGATTCTTTCACATACTTGAAGTAAgttctgattaaaaaaaaataatattataaagttatactgaataaataattaaaatcaaacaataaataataatattaatttatatatttaaatatttaaaaattaccgtgcGAATACGTTTGTCTGTGCATTCTCTAGCTAATTCTTTAGCTAAACGAGTAACTTCTTGTGATGCTTCAGCAATAGCTTTAGCACAAGCAATCAAATCACGTTTATTACCTCCTTCACCTCGAACTAAACCAGAAAGACGAGCCATCAAAATAGCCATTTTTTTAGCAGCAGCAATGATATCATTATCTTTGCTAGACCATTGACGAACTTCTTGATGGAGACCATGAGCTGCcatctaaaataattatttatttatttatttagtttaatatatatattttttttaattaccatgATAGGTTGATTTGGTTGAGGTGCATGCATAAACATTTCATCTTCATCATCAGTCTCTGGTGGTGGTGGTCTTGGAGGTGCTATCTCTCCACCTGGTAACGGAGGTCTTGGTGGTACCATttcttaataacaaaaataattttttaaaaattaattaaattataacaaattaatatactattttcatGCATAACACTCATAAACATCAAGATGCAGCTTACtctgaaaatttaaacaaacaattatttaatcttaccatttttttccacattgtaatgatcaaaataattatcgtaatATCCTTGACAATACATGcagcatttaaataaataaaaaaatacagtcaccgcaaaaaatattataatttttttttttcgaagattaaaattttttcaaagggATTTCATAACATgcgctgataaaaaaaaatgaatgatgaGATGAATTtggtgatttaaaaaaagtaaaaaaaaaattcaaacatcaTTGGCGAGCAATCAATACGCGAAATttctaaaaacaaaataaagaaagaaaaaatctaaaacgtctcaaataatatttgagacagttatttttcttttttattttcgttattGTGATAAATTACCTCCGGCTTGAGCCGTTTTCTCAAAGTTGTTCTCAGGGGCAAGTTCCTGGTATAGTAGGTCTGGATTATCTCCTGATAAGAAATTTCAGTTAAcatgatacaaaaaaaaaataataaaaaataatagggGTGATAGCTTCATTATTTCAATGTcatcaattaaaattgataattgtgtcattaatctttttttagcttgtaaagtaattttcaatagaattcgtagatatatatttggggttttattttatgttctaATACCTCCACGTGCCCATTTAGGCAAAGGACTGATGGAACGATGTTGCGGTTTGCCAGTATTGAATGTAGGGCTGACCGCGCCCAAATTGCTGGGTGACGGTTGATTCTTCAAAGGTTCACCGACTGACagttaagaaatttaatcaaaaaatcaatcaatgaaaaattacggtatcaattagaaaattaaaatcaacaaaaactaaaaatatacatatcaATGTTTATGACAATGAGTGAATGACATGATATTTACGAAAAGAAAAACGAAAAGaaaccgtttttttttccaggtatttttgaatacagtagactaaataattaaacacaactaaattaaataataaataacaaataaaaaaatgaaaatttctcggtaaaaattcaataaaaacacagtaaatttttttatactcatgaaaattaatgatacctTTATCTGTAAAGTAAGTGTGCCGAGGTAGGGGCACTTTatcttctgaaataaatttataattatcttaaaattttttaaaaatcgtcaATAAACAgtctataaatattaaaaaaattaaacttttaatagatttataataaagtaaaaaaattaaaatatccaaCAAACCATCGCTAATTCGCAGCTGCGAAATATCCGGAGAAGTTCTTTGATCAAGATGCAGAGCTTTGCGAACTTGTCCTACGCTATTTagcagctaaaaataaaatagatccaaattatttatttatcaataagtatttataaaaattatttataaaaaccgttaaaatattaattataatgactAAAATGACGAAACCTAAATTTacgaaagattttttttctctaattcaaaagtgtaattaaaaaataactaaattataaaataataattgttaaattttagtttatcataaaattatgcaataaaatgtaattaaattgcATTCATGGTTTGAGGATATAAGTAATGGACTTACGAATATcaccataaaataaaaatactttaacaAGATCGGAAGTCTGCCAGTTAATATACAACCAACAATAATCAAAACCGatcaaaaagatatatatatatatatatattgaaatttatcataaacaataaatatatcaataagtattttgaataaaaaagaaaaaacaataattacagCACGATTGCTTTCCCTCCAATGTGAAATAGACGGAGCATCGGTAATATTCATAGCAACAGCTTTAGCATCTTGCACCATAGGTGTAACACAGTGCTGAAGAACATCAGCAGCTTGATTAACTCGTTGAATAAATGAAAGATCTTCACTATTGTCACTCTCTTGTTTAGCAACAAGAATAACTCTATTAGCTAAACGAGCAATTGCAGCAGTATTATCAACCATTTTTTGTGGATGTTGTTTAGCAATAGCTTCCTCACAAAGGAAAGTATGTTTCTGCATTTGTTCTTCAGATGTACGAATAAAATCAGCACTATCAGTAGCTTCATCACAAAGTGCTCTTGTTCGCTGCATTGTCTCTGCATACTGTTGacgtaaattttcaaagtgtTCATCAGCAGCTTTACTTTCTGGATAACTCATTCTAATACGTCCAGCATTAACTAATTGTGGTGTTAATGATTCAACTTGAGAAGCACTATTTAATAATGCTTcagctaattttttatttccactaCTACCACCCGCGGCTACCATACGCGCTGTTTTAACAGCacgatttgaaaatatttgaagTGCATGAgttttatcattgaaattttgttcACGTCCTGGTGTGCCTTCGGGAATTAAAACAGCATCGGTAAATTGTTTTAACGGTGTtgtaatatcaataaaatcttCAACTACACGTGACACAACTGCTTGTTGaatacgattttttaattcgtAAAGTTTTTGTGATAATTGCCGTGCTATTTCTTGTGCACGTGGTGTATTTCCTTGACCATAAGCACACATATCAGCTAATTGACGCGATAAATTCTCTACTTCATCGCAAAGCTGTAGGATTTCCGCTTTATGAATACCTGGAAGGCCTTCAGCAacctaaagaaaaaaaaaataattgatacattactaattatatttatcgctaaatttgttaaatattaataattgattttaataattacatttttatagattCTTCTACACAATAACAAACTTACGTATGGTAAACTTTGCTGATTCTATCCATTTGCAGCACAAATGAATAgtgcattttataaaatgttaaatttataGTATAAAAGTACTATGATAGTAGaacttactttttttcctTCATGAATAATCATAGCTATGGCACGTTGTCCGAGTCCTTTGTCATCATGTTGGGGATTTAAAAGCCACTTATTAGCTTGCTCTAGTCGACCAGCAACAGTATGAGCAGTTTGAGCTGTTCCTGATTTATCAGCTGCAACGATTGCCGATGCTACAGAGGAACGAAGTTCATTAAGCTTTTCTTTAATTCCTCGAGCAAGTGATTCTGCTTGTACAGTTGTTCCTTTTCCATCCTGGCGTAATTCACAAAGTGCATTAGTCATTGTTACTAATTGAGATGCTAGTTTAGACATAGCATCAGATTGTGACGGTGAAAGATAACGATCAGCAAGTTTATTTGCTTGTTCGATAATTTGTCGCAGACTTTTTTCACCAACTCCGCCTTGCATGGCTCTACCATCGTCTAACCAATCATGAGCTGTTCTTACACGAGACTCTATGGCACTCTGAGCTTTTTTTAATacctaaatataaaatatttaatttaataattgtaatagtataaaaatatatgtttattattaaattattttaataattttcacaaCCATAATTATaacgtgtaaaaaaaaatttttttcatgtcaaGTTGGTCAAAAGCAATATGTATTAAATTCAACAATATGAATAgaataacatatatgtattttatcgAGACTAATTGTCTCTTCGAGCAACTTggcatcaaaaaaaatttttttcatacattaaattattatgaacaATATTATACCGTTAATTGATCAGCATCCCATTCCTCTTCGTCATAAGTTGTCAATTGAAGTACAcgtattatttcatttaattcatcAGACATACGGCTAGAAAGATAATTACGATTTTCTGCAGCTTCTTCAGCACCTCTACCACCCTGAGATATTAtatggataaaaattttcattgaacaGATTAAAATTGGTGCCAAAGTTTTAACTTGATCTAAACatcgtattaaaatttcacGATGAACTTGATGAGTCAACTCTTTTTCTCTTGCTCCTACTTCACGTGAAACTTTACTTAAGCAAGGGCTAAgattctttaaaaaatgtacCAGATCTTCCATTGTTTCAATTACTTCAGTAACAGCCAAATAATCCAAAACTCTTTTACATTCTCTAATTATTTTACGCACTTCGCTTTCGTCGAAGCACAACAGCAAAGAACTAGTACCTTGAAGAATACCTCGCGAACCTTCAATAagtttttttctgtaaaataatttaataatcaattaaattataaaaaaaaattttgtaaaattattgatggataaaatttaatattaat from Microplitis mediator isolate UGA2020A chromosome 7, iyMicMedi2.1, whole genome shotgun sequence includes the following:
- the LOC130672283 gene encoding vinculin isoform X3, whose product is MPVFHTKTIESILEPVAQQVSRLVILHEEAEDGNAMPDLERPVYAVSMAVTNLVKVGKETINSSDDALLKQDMPAALQRVEGASRLLEEASALLKHDPYSGPARKKLIEGSRGILQGTSSLLLCFDESEVRKIIRECKRVLDYLAVTEVIETMEDLVHFLKNLSPCLSKVSREVGAREKELTHQVHREILIRCLDQVKTLAPILICSMKIFIHIISQGGRGAEEAAENRNYLSSRMSDELNEIIRVLQLTTYDEEEWDADQLTVLKKAQSAIESRVRTAHDWLDDGRAMQGGVGEKSLRQIIEQANKLADRYLSPSQSDAMSKLASQLVTMTNALCELRQDGKGTTVQAESLARGIKEKLNELRSSVASAIVAADKSGTAQTAHTVAGRLEQANKWLLNPQHDDKGLGQRAIAMIIHEGKKNQQSLPYVAEGLPGIHKAEILQLCDEVENLSRQLADMCAYGQGNTPRAQEIARQLSQKLYELKNRIQQAVVSRVVEDFIDITTPLKQFTDAVLIPEGTPGREQNFNDKTHALQIFSNRAVKTARMVAAGGSSGNKKLAEALLNSASQVESLTPQLVNAGRIRMSYPESKAADEHFENLRQQYAETMQRTRALCDEATDSADFIRTSEEQMQKHTFLCEEAIAKQHPQKMVDNTAAIARLANRVILVAKQESDNSEDLSFIQRVNQAADVLQHCVTPMVQDAKAVAMNITDAPSISHWRESNRALLNSVGQVRKALHLDQRTSPDISQLRISDEDKVPLPRHTYFTDKVGEPLKNQPSPSNLGAVSPTFNTGKPQHRSISPLPKWARGGDNPDLLYQELAPENNFEKTAQAGGYYDNYFDHYNVEKNEMVPPRPPLPGGEIAPPRPPPPETDDEDEMFMHAPQPNQPIMMAAHGLHQEVRQWSSKDNDIIAAAKKMAILMARLSGLVRGEGGNKRDLIACAKAIAEASQEVTRLAKELARECTDKRIRTNLLQVCERIPTIGTQLKILSTVKATMLGAQETLPTWEELMLYGTEEDQEATDMLVGNAQNLMQSVKETVRAAECASIKIRTASGMKLRWVRRQPWYQY
- the LOC130672283 gene encoding vinculin isoform X12, which codes for MPVFHTKTIESILEPVAQQVSRLVILHEEAEDGNAMPDLERPVYAVSMAVTNLVKVGKETINSSDDALLKQDMPAALQRVEGASRLLEEASALLKHDPYSGPARKKLIEGSRGILQGTSSLLLCFDESEVRKIIRECKRVLDYLAVTEVIETMEDLVHFLKNLSPCLSKVSREVGAREKELTHQVHREILIRCLDQVKTLAPILICSMKIFIHIISQGGRGAEEAAENRNYLSSRMSDELNEIIRVLQLTTYDEEEWDADQLTVLKKAQSAIESRVRTAHDWLDDGRAMQGGVGEKSLRQIIEQANKLADRYLSPSQSDAMSKLASQLVTMTNALCELRQDGKGTTVQAESLARGIKEKLNELRSSVASAIVAADKSGTAQTAHTVAGRLEQANKWLLNPQHDDKGLGQRAIAMIIHEGKKVAEGLPGIHKAEILQLCDEVENLSRQLADMCAYGQGNTPRAQEIARQLSQKLYELKNRIQQAVVSRVVEDFIDITTPLKQFTDAVLIPEGTPGREQNFNDKTHALQIFSNRAVKTARMVAAGGSSGNKKLAEALLNSASQVESLTPQLVNAGRIRMSYPESKAADEHFENLRQQYAETMQRTRALCDEATDSADFIRTSEEQMQKHTFLCEEAIAKQHPQKMVDNTAAIARLANRVILVAKQESDNSEDLSFIQRVNQAADVLQHCVTPMVQDAKAVAMNITDAPSISHWRESNRALLNSVGQVRKALHLDQRTSPDISQLRISDEDKVPLPRHTYFTDKVGEPLKNQPSPSNLGAVSPTFNTGKPQHRSISPLPKWARGGDNPDLLYQELAPENNFEKTAQAGGYYDNYFDHYNVEKNEMVPPRPPLPGGEIAPPRPPPPETDDEDEMFMHAPQPNQPIMMAAHGLHQEVRQWSSKDNDIIAAAKKMAILMARLSGLVRGEGGNKRDLIACAKAIAEASQEVTRLAKELARECTDKRIRTNLLQVCERIPTIGTQLKILSTVKATMLGAQGTEEDQEATDMLVGNAQNLMQSVKETVRAAECASIKIRTASGMKLRWVRRQPWYQY